The window ATTGAGGTTGAGGAAACCGAACAGACCAATGAGCAAAAGGAGCAGGCCAACGAGCGGGAAAGCATGTATCTGGTCTCGGAATATGCCCAAAAGTACTTTGCCCAGACCCTTTGGGAAAGCGAACCGGGAAAGGCCATAGGGCTGTCGTACTTCAAGGAACGTGGGTTCACGGACGAGACCATCAAAAAGTTTGGCCTTGGCTATAGTCTGGATGAGTGGGAGGCCTTTACCAAAACCGCCTTGGATAAAGGGTATCAGTTGGAGTTTTTGGAAAAAACAGGGCTGACCATTGTCAAGGAACAGGCGGGGGGCGAGAACAGGACATTCGACCGTTTCAAAGGGCGGGTCATGTTCCCCATCCATTCCATGAGTGGCCGGGTGCTCGGTTTTGGTGGCCGTATTTTGACGAATGATAAGAAAGCCGCCAAATACTTGAACTCGCCCGAAAGCGAGATTTACCACAAAAGCAAGGTGCTCTACGGCATTTATTTTGCCAAACAGGCCATTGCCAAAGAGGACAACTGTTTTTTGGTGGAAGGGTATACGGATGTCATCCAAATGTACCAAAGCGGTATTGAGAATGTGGTATCCTCCAGTGGAACCGCATTGACCCCCGAACAGATTCGGCTCATAAATAGGTTGACCAAGAACATTACCGTTCTTTTTGATGGTGATGCTGCTGGACTTAGGGCTTCCCTTCGCGGTATCGACCTGATCTTGGAACAGGGGATGAACGTAAAGGTGTGCACTTTTCCGGAGGGCGAGGACCCCGATAGTTTTTCCAAGAACAATACCTACGAGGATTTGGTGGCGTATCTGGAGGGGAATGCCATGGACTTTATCCAGTTCAAAACTTCCTTGCTGGCCAAGGAAGCCGCCAACGACCCTATCAAAAGGGCCGATACGGTGCGGGATATTGTAAACAGTATCAGTAAAATCCCCGATCGTATCCGACAGGAAATTTATGTGCAGGAATGTGCCAAGATGATGCAGATTTCTGAAGAAGTCCTGTACAATACCTTGGCGCAGCTGGACAAAAAGCACCAGACCGATACGGCTAAAAAGGCCAAGCAAGAACAGAAGGTCTTTGAAGTGGTCAAGAACGATGCAGTGGTGGAAAAGGTGGATGTCCAGTACGAGTTGGAGCGGAAAATTATAGAGGTCCTATTGTTGTATGGTAACCAAAAGCAGGAATTTGAGGACTTGGTGCTGAAAGAGAATGAAGATGGAGAATTGGTCTTGGAGCCGGAAATTGTGGAATCCAAAGTATATGAAAAAGTGTATTTGGATCTTCAGGATGATGAAATTGAACTGACCAATGAGCAGTTCAAGACCATTTATTATAAATTGATAGAGCGGTTGAATGAGGATACCGAGTTTTCTGTGAGTTCTTTTCTATCGGAACTGGACCAAGAAGTGGTTGCTGAGGTATCCTCCATATTGATGGAGGAGGAGCAATATGTGCTCCATGATTGGGAGCGACGGGATATTTATCCTAAAGAGAAAAAAATAGGAGTGGCACAATTGGTAGGTGAGACTATTCTAACCCTTCGGTGCAACCTTATTAAAAACCGTATTGAAAAGCTGAAGGAAAAAACACAGGACCACGTGGGCGACAATACCGAAATTTTGGAGGAGATTATGAACTACCTTCAACTTAACAAACTCTTGAACGCCAAATTGAACCGCGTACTTTCCTAAACGTAAAAACCCTTTCCAATACAATTGAAAAGGGTCAATACAATAGTTGGTTTGGTTGGGTATTTCTAATAGAGTTCCAGGGCTTTGGCCTGTTGCAGCAAGTCCACCAAATTATCCACGTTCAACTTCTTCATCAATCGGGCTTTGTAGGTGCTTACTGTTTTTTCGTTCAGATTTAATCCCTCTGCTACTTCTTTGTTTCGTTTACCGCTGGCCAAGAGTTTCAATACTTCAACTTCTCGGGAAGAGAGTTTTCTAAAGAATCTTCTTGGTTTTTGGGTGCTTTCGTCGAAGGCAAGTCTTTGGGCCAGTTCATTGGTGATGAACATATTGCCTTCACTTACTTTTCTTACGGCTGAAATAATGTACTCCAAATCGGCAGTTTTGGAAAGGTATCCGTAGGCACCGGCTCGTATGGTGCTCAAGGCGTACACATCTTCGGATTGCCCGCTGTACATTAAAGTTTTAATGTCAGGGAAATCCTGTTTCATTTTTCTTAGGGTGGCAATTCCGTTGATTTCGGGAATGTCCATCTCCAAAATAACTACATCGGGGGTTATGGATTTCAATGTATTAAAAAGCTCTTCGGTAGTTGATACGTCTGCAATGATTTCAATGTCAGAGCTGGATTCAAGTACCTTTTTGATACCAAGCCTTACAACCGGATGGTTATCAGCTATCAATACTTTTATCATTTTCTTAAGATTTGTTTAATGAATGGTTAGTGGCTAAAAACTTACAATAATTAGCAAGCAAGATAACAATTTAATCATGTAAAAGTGTAATTTTTTTCTTAAAACCATAGTTTTTATATGGTTTTTTTCGTCTTAATCTAAGGTTTTTAGGGTGAACCGCTACTTTAAATTACTTGGAATTTCACAAATGGGAATCGGAACCATCTTGTGTTTGTTGGCGGTGTTGTATCTTTTATAAATAGTGAAAACTTCCTTTTCCCTACCCGTAAAATCGGCCGCAGTTTTACCCTTATCGTCCATGTCCATCGCCCATTCCAGTTCGGGGTATGAAGCCCCTATTTGGTCTTCGTCCGTTCTGCTATCTCCCCAGAGTCCATCGGTGGGGGCTGCCTCCATGATATCTTGGTTGACACCCAGCACTCTTCCTAGTTCGTACACTTCTGTTTTGACCAGGTCGGCAATAGGGGAGAGATCTACACCGCCGTCACCATATTTGGTATAGAAGCCTACGCCAAAATCTTCAACCTTATTCCCGGTTCCCGCTACCAAATACCCTTTAAGGGCAGCAAAATAATATAAGGTTGTCATCCGGAGCCTTGCCCGGGTATTGGCAAGCGACATCATCCGTTCCTCCTCATCATCCACTTTTGGGAAAGCACCCACCAAACTGTCAAAGACGGGAGTAAGGTCAACGGGTTGTCTGGACACATTGGGAAAGTTTTCCATCAACCAATCAATATGTCGGTCCGCACGGGTTACCTGATTTTTACCTTGGTGAATCGGCATTTCCAAACACAAAAGGTCCAATCCGGTTTTGGCACATAAGGTAGAGGTGACCGCAGAATCGATACCTCCCGACACCCCAATGACAAAACCCTTACACTTGGCATTTTCGGCATAGTCCCTTAACCAATCAACAATATGTGCGATTACCTTTTCTGTTTGCATATCTTCCTATTTAGATTCAATAATTTACCTTTGTGCCCTGTAAATTTAAACCCTGTACCCTTAAAAATGAAGCGGTTGTTGAAATACTTTAGGAATAGGATAGGTCATGGGATGCCTTTGGCTCTTATCTTGGTGCTTTGGTCTTGCGGGGAAACCGATAAAACGGAAGCTGAAATCGATAAAGTTCCCGTTGACCTCCGCATTTCAAGATTCGACCTAGAATTTGCCGATGCCTCTGCTACGGAAATTCCCGAATTAAAGGCAAAATATCCTTATTTGTTCCCAGAACAGTTTCCAGATAGCGTATGGGTGGCCAAGTTATCGGATACCATTCAAATTGAGCTTTCCGAAGAAGTGGACAAGGCTTTTGGAGATTTTGAAGAGCAGGCTGCTGATTTGGAGTCGCTGTTCAAGCACATCAAATATTACTTTCCAGATACTGAGATACCGCATATTGTAACCTTGACTTCTGATGTGAGGTACGAGAACCGAATTATATTGACAGACACACTTTTGCTTATCGGCCTAGATAACTATTTGGGCGAAGACCATCACTTTTACGAAGGAATGCAGCGCTACATTGCTGCTTCTTTGGATAAAAAGTTTTTGGCTTCGGATGTGGCCAATGCCTTTGCCAAAAAGGTGATTTCTTACCCAAGGAACCGGACGCTTCTCTCCCGCATGGTCTATTATGGCAAGGAATTGTACCTGAAGGATAAATTGATTCCATCGGCTACGGATGCCCAAAAAATCGGCTATTCGGAAGAGCAAATGGATTGGGCTACGGCCAATGAGGAGCAAATGTGGACCTACTTTGTGGAGCGGGAGCTGTTGTACAGCACCGACACAGGTTTGGACCGTAAATTTCTGGACCCAGCACCCTTCACTAAATTTGGTCTGGAGCTGGACAATGAATCCCCACCACGTTTGGGAAGGTACATGGGGTGGCAAATTGTGCGGGCCTTTATGGAAAAAACGGATACGGGTCTTCAACAATTGCTGGAAATGCCCGCGGATGAAATTTTAAAACAGTCAAATTACAAACCAAAACGATAAATGGCAGTAACACATACTTCGGAAATCACTTTAAAAGTAGGATTGGACGAGAACCGAGTTCCCGAGGAATTGAAATGGTCGGCACAGGATGGTGGCATCAACGAAGAGGAGGCCAAAGCCATGCTATTGTCCGTTTGGGACAGCAACAACCAAGAATCCCTCAAAATAGATTTATGGACCAAGGATATGCCGGTGGACGAGATGAAGGTGTTCTTTCATCAAACCTTGGTGACGATGGCCGATACCTTCTACAAAGCGACCCAAGACGAAAAAATGACGGCTACGATGAAGGATTTCTGTGATTATTTCGCGGAAAAGCTGGAATTGAAAAAATAACGCATTAGACCAAGGGTTCATCAAGGCGATTAAATTTTACTTTTTCCGCTCCCTGAAGGTTTAATGCCGCCTCAATTTTCTGTTTGGTGGGGCGTTGCAGAAAAAGATAAAGCAGTAAGAACGCACCGATAATCAAATACAATAGATTTTGGGTGTTCCCAAAAATCACGATGCTGAAAAGTGATGCTCCTTCCAATAGTGCGTATTTGATAATGGAAGCTGTCTGGAATTTCGCCAGTTTGGACCTGAGTCCTTCATTTTGGGGTATGGAGGCCACTATTTTTTTAAAAATAAGGTCGCTAACATAAATGCTGGCGAGGGCCACTATGGGGACTATGGCCAAAAAGACATCATTGGAATCCGAAACCAAAAGTTTTGGATCATCGTTGTTGAAATAAAAAAGTGCCCCAAGTATAATGGGGGTCACGGCAATGCCCATGTGCAAAAAGGACATCAGTTTTATAAAACCGGCCGGCGTAAATTTACTGGTAGGATTTTGGGTCATGGTTAATAGTGTTTATGACCCTAAAATAAGCAAAAAGCCCCTAAAAAGGGGCTTTTTTTAAAGGATGGCCTAACGTCCAATTTGATCTAGGCTCATCGGAACTTCCATTAGCAAGACCCTGCTCTCGGTAATCGATGTAAAGTTAAATGCATCGGTGTCCCAAATTCCAAAACCGTCCCGTTTGTCCAATTTTTGGCCATTAATTTCCACTTCTCCTTCCAGAATAAAGGCATACACCCCGTTTCCTTCTTTTTTGATTTCATACGAATCGGTGACACCTGCCTCAAATTTCCCTAGATGGAACCAAGCATCTTGGTATACCCAAACACCATTGTCCTCTGGATTTGGGGAAAGAACCTGGTAAAAGGTGTTCTCCTTTTCAATATCCCGAATGGAAATCTGGTCGTATCGTGGTTCCACATTACGTTTGTTAGGGAAGACCCATATCTGCAAGAACTTGACCTCTTGGTCATCATTCTTGTTGTACTCGCTATGCTGTATTCCGGTTCCAGCACTCATCACTTGGACATCACCTTG is drawn from Flagellimonas sp. MMG031 and contains these coding sequences:
- the dnaG gene encoding DNA primase, with product MISKTTIDQVYETARLEEVIGDFVQLKKSGSNFKGLSPFTDERTPSFMVSPVKQIWKDFSSGKGGNVVAFLMEHEHFTYPEAIKYLAKKYNIEVEETEQTNEQKEQANERESMYLVSEYAQKYFAQTLWESEPGKAIGLSYFKERGFTDETIKKFGLGYSLDEWEAFTKTALDKGYQLEFLEKTGLTIVKEQAGGENRTFDRFKGRVMFPIHSMSGRVLGFGGRILTNDKKAAKYLNSPESEIYHKSKVLYGIYFAKQAIAKEDNCFLVEGYTDVIQMYQSGIENVVSSSGTALTPEQIRLINRLTKNITVLFDGDAAGLRASLRGIDLILEQGMNVKVCTFPEGEDPDSFSKNNTYEDLVAYLEGNAMDFIQFKTSLLAKEAANDPIKRADTVRDIVNSISKIPDRIRQEIYVQECAKMMQISEEVLYNTLAQLDKKHQTDTAKKAKQEQKVFEVVKNDAVVEKVDVQYELERKIIEVLLLYGNQKQEFEDLVLKENEDGELVLEPEIVESKVYEKVYLDLQDDEIELTNEQFKTIYYKLIERLNEDTEFSVSSFLSELDQEVVAEVSSILMEEEQYVLHDWERRDIYPKEKKIGVAQLVGETILTLRCNLIKNRIEKLKEKTQDHVGDNTEILEEIMNYLQLNKLLNAKLNRVLS
- a CDS encoding response regulator transcription factor, translated to MIKVLIADNHPVVRLGIKKVLESSSDIEIIADVSTTEELFNTLKSITPDVVILEMDIPEINGIATLRKMKQDFPDIKTLMYSGQSEDVYALSTIRAGAYGYLSKTADLEYIISAVRKVSEGNMFITNELAQRLAFDESTQKPRRFFRKLSSREVEVLKLLASGKRNKEVAEGLNLNEKTVSTYKARLMKKLNVDNLVDLLQQAKALELY
- the nadE gene encoding NAD(+) synthase; the encoded protein is MQTEKVIAHIVDWLRDYAENAKCKGFVIGVSGGIDSAVTSTLCAKTGLDLLCLEMPIHQGKNQVTRADRHIDWLMENFPNVSRQPVDLTPVFDSLVGAFPKVDDEEERMMSLANTRARLRMTTLYYFAALKGYLVAGTGNKVEDFGVGFYTKYGDGGVDLSPIADLVKTEVYELGRVLGVNQDIMEAAPTDGLWGDSRTDEDQIGASYPELEWAMDMDDKGKTAADFTGREKEVFTIYKRYNTANKHKMVPIPICEIPSNLK
- the gldB gene encoding gliding motility lipoprotein GldB, coding for MKRLLKYFRNRIGHGMPLALILVLWSCGETDKTEAEIDKVPVDLRISRFDLEFADASATEIPELKAKYPYLFPEQFPDSVWVAKLSDTIQIELSEEVDKAFGDFEEQAADLESLFKHIKYYFPDTEIPHIVTLTSDVRYENRIILTDTLLLIGLDNYLGEDHHFYEGMQRYIAASLDKKFLASDVANAFAKKVISYPRNRTLLSRMVYYGKELYLKDKLIPSATDAQKIGYSEEQMDWATANEEQMWTYFVERELLYSTDTGLDRKFLDPAPFTKFGLELDNESPPRLGRYMGWQIVRAFMEKTDTGLQQLLEMPADEILKQSNYKPKR
- the gldC gene encoding gliding motility protein GldC, which codes for MAVTHTSEITLKVGLDENRVPEELKWSAQDGGINEEEAKAMLLSVWDSNNQESLKIDLWTKDMPVDEMKVFFHQTLVTMADTFYKATQDEKMTATMKDFCDYFAEKLELKK
- a CDS encoding pirin family protein, translated to MKSVLHKAATRGHADHGWLNSHHTFSFAGYHNPERMNFGVLRVLNDDRVAPGKGFGTHPHDNMEIISIPLEGDLEHKDSMGNTKTIKQGDVQVMSAGTGIQHSEYNKNDDQEVKFLQIWVFPNKRNVEPRYDQISIRDIEKENTFYQVLSPNPEDNGVWVYQDAWFHLGKFEAGVTDSYEIKKEGNGVYAFILEGEVEINGQKLDKRDGFGIWDTDAFNFTSITESRVLLMEVPMSLDQIGR